In Lytechinus variegatus isolate NC3 chromosome 12, Lvar_3.0, whole genome shotgun sequence, a single window of DNA contains:
- the LOC121425325 gene encoding serine protease HTRA2, mitochondrial-like, which translates to MAASMFRQSLKLSRIMRSNTPLLWRYSPTLKPQNTQLVISRTITEKQMIENRKIFFKRIAQFVGLGVFLYMISPWARQLKGAKFESRRDKKRRRLTEQRELENRDISTEELSLEYQESPRSRGILPVVKAADVTDFGTGYVKPRSQQFNFIADAVAKASPSVVFIEIHGRHPFQRGVVGPVSNGSGFIVSPDGLILTNAHVVANKRLGKQSVKVKLYDGRLVDGEVIAVDPVSDLALLKIDTKDKLPVMRMGNSSAARPGEWVIAMGSPLSLSNTITAGIISTVSRTSKELGLNKSIDYIQTDAAINFGNSGGPLVNLDGEAIGINTMKVTSGISFAIPIDHARDFVDKVQKQIKASGGGWFSKSKPQTPVVTTPSKGKQGYIGITMLSLTPSLIFDLRQRAPDFPNVSHGVLIYRITIGSPAQVAGLKAGDIITHINDQPVKSSQELYDKVKAKEGLNVTAVRGRETMKLTITPEESQ; encoded by the exons ATGGCTGCCTCCATGTTCAGACAGAGCCTTAAACTCTCGCGGATAATGCGCTCCAACACGCCTCTTTTATGGCGATACTCTCCCACCTTGAAACCTCAGAACACTCAGCTGGTGATATCAAGAACTATAACTGAAAaacaaatgattgaaaatcggaaaattttcttcaaaaggATTGCACAGTTTGTTGGATTGGGTGTGTTTTTGTACATGATTTCGCCATGGGCAAGGCAACTGAAAGGAGCAAAGTTTGAATCAAGGCGGGACAAGAAAAGACGGCGCCTAACTGAACAACGTGAACTTGAAAACCGGGATATATCCACAGAAGAACTTTCATTAGAATATCAGGAATCACCTCGGTCAAGAGGAATTTTGCCTGTCGTCAAAGCGGCAGACGTGACAGATTTTGGAACAGGTTACGTGAAGCCAAGATCTCAACAGTTCAATTTCATCGCAGACGCTGTCGCTAAAGCTTCACCATCAGTCGTATTTATTGAGATTCATGGAAG GCATCCATTCCAGCGAGGTGTAGTTGGGCCAGTCTCTAATGGATCAGGGTTCATTGTCAGTCCGGATGGTCTTATCTTGACCAATGCCCATGTGGTCGCCAATAAGAGACTAGGCAAGCAATCTGTAAAGGTCAAGCTCTATGATGGTCGGCTAGTAGACGGCGAGGTCATTGCTGTTGACCCTGTGTCAGACCTTGCTCTGCTTAAAATAGATACAAAG GATAAGCTTCCAGTGATGCGGATGGGGAACTCATCCGCTGCTCGACCAGGGGAATGGGTTATCGCCATGGGGAGTCCTCTGTCGCTCAGCAACACGATAACAGCTGGTATCATCAGTACCGTTAGCCGGACAAGCAAGGAGCTAGGTTTGAACAAAAGCATTGACTACATCCAGACTGATGCTGCCATAAAT TTTGGAAATTCTGGAGGACCTTTGGTGAACCTCGATGGTGAAGCCATTGGTATCAACACCATGAAAGTCACTTCTGGAATTTCCTTTGCCATCCCAATAGACCATGCCAGGGACTTTGTAGACAAGGTGCAGAAGCAGATAAAAG CATCTGGTGGTGGCTGGTTCAGCAAATCCAAGCCACAAACTCCTGTGGTGACCACACCGTCCAAAGGAAAGCAAGGGTACATTGGCATCACAATGCTTTCTCTGACCCCAAGCCTCATCTTTGACCTCCGACAGAGGGCGCCAGACTTTCCCAATGTCAGCCATGGTGTGCTTATCTACAGGATTACCATTGGGTCTCCAGCGCAAGT TGCTGGATTAAAAGCAGGTGACATCATCACCCACATCAACGACCAGCCAGTCAAGTCTTCTCAGGAACTCTATGATAAGGTCAAGGCCAAGGAAGGTCTTAATGTGACTGCGGTCAGGGGCAGAGAGACCATGAAACTGACCATCACGCCTGAAGAATCCCAGTGA
- the LOC121425730 gene encoding uncharacterized protein LOC121425730 has translation MTSTNTSRQTLRQTDFLPSRFSGDKLDRDNSTAHFLTFDDYLDAHDIDKADPDQFQTILRTFRRTLQGQARLWIDGLQFNTYNDLKDGFIRRFSPAKSSYSHVTDFKNMTMTNDESADAYLQRLRTTAAYIDYGETQIRHKLLDSLPSDCRATILMTAPDLTSEEIAAKAQLFLDLNHRQTKPTKELSFSAQEEIDQLKEQIHYLNLKTDRDNDKRPKSPTQRPPTPRQRSASRSASRSVSRERRRDISHDRRDERRNDIQNRRGRSPYRSDGRTNRPPTRRLTCNYCGIPGHIWRECRKRLRDMTTPPPPFPDYNDYYAPAYGSYTNNQYYPPHQQQPQYHQPRYQQPQNQPRPQDF, from the coding sequence ATGACTTCAACCAACACCTCCCGACAAACCCTACGACAAACTGACTTTCTACCATCCCGTTTCTCGGGTGATAAACTTGATAGGGACAATTCGACTGCGCACTTCTTGACTTTCGACGACTATCTAGATGCGCATGACATTGACAAAGCCGACCCCGACCAATTCCAGACAATACTGCGAACGTTTAGACGGACTTTACAAGGGCAGGCGCGACTTTGGATTGACGGACTTCAATTCAATACATATAACGACCTGAAGGATGGGTTCATAAGACGGTTTAGTCCCGCTAAATCGTCATATAGCCATGTGACAGACTTTAAAAATATGACTATGACAAATGACGAGAGCGCAGACGCGTACTTGCAAAGGTTGAGAACAACAGCAGCCTACATAGACTATGGGGAAACCCAGATTAGGCATAAGTTGTTGGATTCTTTGCCGTCGGACTGCCGCGCGACCATACTTATGACCGCCCCTGACCTGACCTCAGAAGAAATAGCGGCGAAAGCCCAACTTTTTCTAGACCTCAACCATAGACAGACTAAGCCGACCAAGGAGTTATCTTTCTCTGCTCAAGAGGAAATAGATCAATTGAAGGAGCAAATACATTATTTAAACCTCAAGACAGACAGAGACAATGATAAAAGGCCAAAATCCCCCACCCAACGACCCCCAACCCCACGACAACGCAGTGCTAGTCGTAGTGCTAGTCGCAGCGTAAGCCGCGAAAGACGACGTGACATCAGTCACGATAGACGAGACGAGCGGCGCAATGACATACAAAACAGACGAGGTAGGAGCCCCTATCGATCGGACGGACGGACAAACCGACCGCCAACACGCAGACTTACATGCAACTACTGTGGCATTCCTGGCCATATCTGGCGAGAATGTCGAAAAAGACTTAGGGACATGACGACCCCACCACCCCCCTTCCCTGACTATAATGACTACTATGCCCCTGCATACGGTAGCTATACCAACAACCAATACTACCCACCACACCAACAGCAGCCCCAATATCACCAGCCCCGCTACCAACAACCCCAAAATCAACCACGCCCACAGGATTTTTAA